The sequence below is a genomic window from bacterium.
GGGCGTCGCCATGCAGCGGCCGGACGCCCCGGGGTTCAACCGTCCCGACGCGTGGGTGCTCGACGACTGGCGGTGAACGCGCCGCCTCATGCGTGGAATGTCCTTGTCGCGGCGCGCCCGCGACGGTAGCGCATGGCCATGACCATCACCGTCGAGCCCATCGCCCACGTCCGCACCCGCCGCGTCACCCCCGAGGACGACTTCTGGGGCGACGAGACCGCGCTGCTCGAGCTGGCCGACGGGTACGACCCCGAGTGCCTGCTCGGGCTCGAGGACTTCTCGCACGCCGAGATCATCTTCCACTTCCACCAGGTGGATCCGAAGAAGGTGGTGCTCGACGCCCGCCGGCCGCGCAACAATCCCGACTGGCCGCGCCTCGGCATCTTCGCCCAGCGCGGCAAGAATCGCCCCAATCGTCTCGGCAGCACCATCGTCCGCATCATCGGCCGCGAGGGGCGCGCCCTGCGCGTCGCCGAGCTCGACGCCATCGACGGCACGCCGGTGCTCGACATCAAGCCGGTCATGCGCGAGTTCCTGCCCCGCACCGACGTGCGCCAGCCGGCGTGGGTCGGCGAGCTGATGCGCGACTACTGGACGGCGCGCGATGACTGATCAGCATCCGACGCACTAGCATCGCGGCACGCGAAGCACGCTGGCGCCCGCGCGCGAGCCCAGGTTTGGCGGATCGCAGGCGCATCCACGACCCTCGCCGAGCGACGGTCCTGCATCTCCTCGCGTTCGCCGTCCGTCGCGGGTGGGTGCTTCGTTTCGGTCGATGCCTCGATCCCGCGCCCTGCGATCGATGGCGCGGCCACGCGGCACGTGGTCACGCGGTGAGGGCGGCGCACGCGGTCGGTGTCTGGCCGACCGCCCTGGCTTCGCCCGGCATGGTGGGCAGGGCGAACCTCAGCGCCGGGTGCCCCGTCCCGATACGCCGGCCGCGGCGCCTTCGCTGAAGAAGGCGGCAATCGCGGCATGC
It includes:
- a CDS encoding SAM-dependent methyltransferase encodes the protein MAMTITVEPIAHVRTRRVTPEDDFWGDETALLELADGYDPECLLGLEDFSHAEIIFHFHQVDPKKVVLDARRPRNNPDWPRLGIFAQRGKNRPNRLGSTIVRIIGREGRALRVAELDAIDGTPVLDIKPVMREFLPRTDVRQPAWVGELMRDYWTARDD